From the genome of Erythrobacter litoralis, one region includes:
- a CDS encoding ABC1 kinase family protein, translated as MAESEANWTREERGRHRAVPSGRFSRVASFSQLVGGVAGGMMAEGARRISSGESISARDLILTPGNARRLADRLSHLRGAAMKMGQMISMDAGDFLPAELSQILATLRDQASFMPTRQLDKVLKEQWGNDWRRQFKWFNPRPIAAASIGQVHKAMTRDGEELAIKVQYPGVAKSIDSDVDNVMTLLRVAGFAPPELEIDKLLAAAKKQLHEEADYHREGEQMELYRKRLEGEPGFVVPLLHEGLTREHILAMSFEEGSSIEALGEETPEQRDAVMARLMRLVARELFEFGVMQTDPNFANYRYRRETGEIVLLDFGACREVDPDVSNGYRRMLEAGLEGNREEVLKATIKSGFMMPIVAEKHPERVNRMIDIVINEMREDKPFDFGDRAFVPLLRDEGYAIAQDKDTWAFPPIETLFVQRKVSGTALLGARLKAQVNIRRISEEVLGSTDPLPARAA; from the coding sequence ATCGCCGAATCCGAAGCCAATTGGACCCGTGAGGAACGCGGTCGGCATCGCGCCGTGCCGTCTGGCAGGTTCTCGCGGGTTGCAAGCTTCAGCCAGCTTGTTGGCGGCGTTGCGGGCGGAATGATGGCCGAGGGCGCTCGCCGCATATCAAGCGGCGAGAGCATTTCGGCGCGCGACCTGATCCTCACCCCCGGCAATGCGCGCAGACTTGCCGACCGCCTATCCCACCTTCGCGGCGCGGCGATGAAGATGGGCCAGATGATCAGCATGGACGCGGGCGATTTCCTGCCCGCAGAGCTTTCCCAGATCCTCGCCACGCTGCGCGACCAGGCGAGCTTCATGCCCACCCGCCAATTGGACAAGGTGCTGAAGGAGCAATGGGGCAATGACTGGCGCCGCCAGTTCAAGTGGTTCAACCCCCGCCCGATAGCCGCCGCCAGCATCGGTCAGGTCCACAAGGCGATGACGCGCGATGGAGAGGAACTCGCGATCAAGGTGCAATATCCGGGCGTGGCAAAAAGCATCGACAGCGATGTCGACAATGTCATGACCCTGCTGCGCGTCGCCGGATTCGCCCCGCCCGAACTGGAAATCGACAAGCTCCTGGCCGCCGCGAAGAAGCAGCTTCACGAGGAAGCCGACTATCATCGCGAAGGCGAGCAGATGGAGCTCTATCGCAAGCGCCTTGAAGGGGAGCCGGGCTTCGTCGTCCCGCTCCTCCACGAGGGTCTGACGCGAGAGCACATTCTCGCCATGAGCTTCGAGGAAGGGTCCAGCATCGAGGCGCTCGGCGAGGAAACGCCCGAACAGCGCGATGCCGTCATGGCCCGCCTGATGCGCCTGGTCGCTCGCGAATTGTTCGAATTCGGCGTTATGCAGACCGACCCCAATTTCGCCAATTACCGCTATCGCCGCGAAACGGGAGAAATCGTCCTGCTCGATTTCGGGGCCTGCCGCGAGGTCGATCCCGACGTCTCGAACGGCTACCGCCGCATGCTCGAGGCCGGGCTCGAGGGAAATCGCGAAGAGGTTCTTAAGGCGACCATCAAAAGCGGCTTCATGATGCCGATCGTGGCCGAGAAACACCCCGAACGCGTCAACCGAATGATCGACATCGTCATCAATGAAATGCGCGAGGACAAGCCGTTCGATTTCGGCGACCGCGCCTTCGTGCCGCTGCTGCGCGACGAAGGCTATGCGATCGCGCAGGACAAGGACACCTGGGCCTTCCCGCCGATCGAGACGCTGTTCGTCCAGCGCAAGGTTTCAGGCACGGCGCTGCTTGGAGCGCGATTGAAGGCGCAGGTGAACATCCGCCGCATTTCCGAAGAGGTGCTCGGCTCGACCGACCCCCTACCTGCGCGTGCGGCCTGA